Proteins found in one Nostoc sp. NIES-3756 genomic segment:
- a CDS encoding glycosyltransferase family 2 protein produces MKKRNSYPLVSVIIPAYNAEKYIYETLKSVINQTYKNLEILVVNDGSQDRTKEIVKAIAQQDHRIKLLEQANSGVAAARNLAIAKSQGEFIAPIDADDIWYPENLEKQVQCFLNSDNNVGLVYSWSIDIDEQGLPTGCIRAANIEGNVYKTLICHNFIGNASASLIRRSYLEKVGGYNCKLKEQNAQGCEDWELYLRIAEHYQFRVVPEFFIGYRKIIDSMSRDFRRMAKSHSLMLQEVKQKHPEIPSFLYRLSSSSFYMYLAHQSHQCHQYRNTILWLIQALRKDCITPVFRYGLYTLAIKSILGKLSKSYIFLNRREKIINNLNKKNNLKNSVPTLSQVSLKFKLLVGNVLHISLQLMSI; encoded by the coding sequence ATGAAAAAAAGAAATAGTTATCCATTAGTTTCTGTCATAATTCCTGCTTACAATGCTGAAAAATATATTTATGAAACTTTAAAATCAGTCATAAATCAAACCTATAAGAATTTAGAAATTCTGGTTGTCAATGATGGTTCTCAAGATAGAACGAAGGAAATAGTTAAAGCGATCGCTCAACAAGATCATCGGATAAAATTGTTAGAGCAGGCAAATTCTGGAGTAGCTGCGGCACGTAACTTAGCTATCGCCAAATCTCAAGGAGAATTTATTGCCCCAATTGATGCTGATGATATTTGGTATCCTGAAAATTTAGAGAAACAGGTACAATGTTTTTTAAATTCAGATAATAATGTAGGACTGGTCTATTCATGGTCTATAGATATTGATGAGCAAGGCTTACCCACTGGGTGTATTCGAGCAGCAAATATTGAGGGAAACGTTTACAAAACCCTTATATGTCATAATTTTATTGGTAATGCTAGTGCTTCTCTGATTCGCCGTAGTTATCTTGAAAAAGTGGGTGGTTATAATTGTAAGCTAAAAGAGCAAAATGCCCAAGGCTGTGAAGACTGGGAACTTTATTTAAGAATTGCTGAACACTATCAATTTCGAGTTGTTCCTGAGTTTTTCATAGGCTATCGCAAGATTATTGACAGTATGTCTAGAGATTTTCGGCGCATGGCGAAATCTCATAGTTTAATGTTGCAGGAGGTAAAACAAAAGCATCCTGAAATTCCATCATTTTTATATAGATTGTCAAGCAGTAGCTTTTATATGTATTTGGCGCATCAAAGTCATCAATGCCATCAGTATAGAAATACAATATTGTGGTTAATACAAGCTTTAAGGAAAGACTGTATTACTCCAGTCTTTCGCTATGGTTTATATACATTGGCAATTAAAAGTATTTTAGGTAAACTTTCTAAAAGTTACATTTTTCTTAATAGGCGGGAAAAAATAATTAATAATCTTAATAAGAAAAACAATTTGAAAAATTCAGTACCAACACTATCGCAAGTGAGTTTAAAGTTCAAGCTTTTAGTAGGTAATGTGTTGCATATATCTCTTCAATTAATGTCTATATAG
- a CDS encoding ABC transporter permease has protein sequence MPFLQNPKAQSLITSQWRLPYLYDLVRELVSRNMKLLYKRSLLGVAWTLINPLLQLAVFAFVFQKVIPVQTPHYASFVFTGLLVWAWFQNSLFEASGVIIANRPLIRQPGFPKAILPIVITTTGLIHFILALPVLIVFLLLDGIELKPVILFLPILHLIQFAFTVSLSYFLAAVNVTFRDTQHTLGVLLQLFFYLTPIFYDHTQVTGIPIAYYLNPMVHIVGAYRAIFINGTQPDWLLLMLITLTIGVALPIGLQFFRRQSDRFVEEL, from the coding sequence ATGCCTTTTCTACAAAATCCTAAAGCTCAATCTTTGATAACTTCTCAGTGGCGACTTCCTTACCTTTACGATTTAGTGCGAGAGCTAGTTTCTCGTAACATGAAGCTACTATACAAGCGATCGCTCTTAGGAGTAGCTTGGACTCTTATTAATCCGTTATTGCAATTAGCAGTTTTCGCTTTTGTCTTTCAGAAAGTCATTCCTGTACAAACTCCCCACTACGCTTCTTTTGTATTCACAGGCTTACTCGTTTGGGCGTGGTTTCAAAACTCTTTGTTTGAAGCATCTGGTGTAATTATTGCTAATCGTCCACTTATTAGACAGCCAGGTTTTCCTAAGGCTATTCTACCCATCGTCATTACTACAACTGGTTTGATTCACTTTATATTAGCTTTGCCAGTCTTAATAGTATTTTTACTACTTGATGGCATAGAGTTAAAACCAGTGATACTTTTTCTGCCAATACTACATTTAATTCAGTTTGCCTTTACGGTTAGCTTGTCTTATTTTCTAGCAGCAGTGAATGTCACTTTCAGGGATACACAACATACGTTAGGTGTTCTGCTACAACTGTTCTTCTATCTCACACCAATTTTTTACGATCATACTCAAGTGACAGGCATCCCTATTGCTTACTATCTCAATCCGATGGTACATATTGTTGGGGCTTATCGCGCTATTTTCATCAACGGAACTCAACCTGATTGGCTTCTGCTTATGTTGATCACTTTAACTATTGGTGTTGCATTACCTATTGGTCTTCAGTTTTTTCGCCGCCAGAGCGATCGCTTTGTGGAGGAACTATAG
- a CDS encoding glycosyltransferase family 2 protein, giving the protein MLYPIKVIDIELSHPLTTIENLDGYMGLQALVRLYGAPIGYVKAPIANGRCTAQTLSKLILEKHSWAIIQQLLRNGLATSPKPEGLCLEDLFDVPPPEYGGELPLVTVAVCTRDRTTDLALCLEAISHLDYPHLDILVIDNAPTSDTTKELVQTKYPHVRYVCEPRPGLDWARNRAIMEAKGEIIAYTDDDVVVDSGWVKALAQVFAENPEVMAVTGLVVPYELETEAQVLFEMYGGFGRGFERKWYRVPEGKKVPWRLLGTGQFGTGANMAYRRRVFEEIGYFYPALDVGTVTNGGGDLEMFFRIIKASHTLVYEPKAIVRHRHRRDYAKLKNQIANNGSLYSYFFAGAITYPDQLFSFVWLAVWWMFYWNIRRLLISLIHPIRFPRELILAEIWGDFIGLTRYQKACKNAEQIAQKYNLPVPQVRPLSQPIVSRKIYKTQNGVAVRRIDLSQELPSLIDLEDYNKARIFVCFQSKLLGYVEIENQRRNISRNRLIETIVTNLATELLGLDKAINKDTAWAKASIALNQRYLVSATNIQERLPQNVCVSIVLGTCDRPDDLRKCLLSLSQQQSPRLFEIIVVDNRPNSGITPSVVAEFPNVILVKEPRQGAAYARNAGIVASQGDIIITTDDDTVIPPDWLEKLIAPFERHDVMAVTGNVLPLELETPSQQLFEKYGGLSRGFKRFEVNGDWFESFRLRPVPTWILGGTANSAFRASIFSDPNIGLMDEALGPGMPSGVGEDSYLFYKILKAGHTIIYEPTAYVWHKHRQSLPSLRRQIYNYSKGHVSHNLTTFIEDKDWRGILQLLIGLPLAHISRIYWRIRGWSDYPISLVLLEFAGNLAGPWSLWQSHLRVKREGCSSPYIPISQRSLTTERRSNAIASNIEPETVKISY; this is encoded by the coding sequence ATGCTTTATCCAATCAAAGTTATAGATATAGAATTAAGCCATCCTTTAACTACCATCGAGAATTTAGATGGATACATGGGATTGCAAGCATTAGTGCGGTTGTATGGAGCGCCTATTGGTTATGTCAAAGCCCCAATTGCAAATGGTCGTTGCACTGCACAAACATTGAGTAAGCTGATACTAGAAAAGCATAGCTGGGCAATTATTCAACAATTATTACGTAACGGGTTGGCAACATCACCAAAACCAGAAGGATTATGTTTGGAAGATTTGTTTGATGTTCCACCACCTGAATATGGGGGAGAGTTACCATTAGTTACCGTAGCAGTTTGTACACGCGATCGCACCACTGATTTAGCCCTTTGTTTAGAAGCTATTAGTCATCTTGATTATCCGCATCTAGATATTCTGGTAATAGATAATGCGCCTACCAGTGATACAACCAAAGAACTCGTACAAACAAAATATCCTCATGTTCGTTATGTGTGCGAACCACGCCCCGGATTAGACTGGGCGAGGAATCGTGCCATTATGGAAGCCAAAGGCGAAATTATTGCTTACACCGATGACGATGTAGTCGTTGATTCAGGATGGGTGAAGGCTTTAGCCCAAGTCTTTGCAGAAAACCCGGAAGTGATGGCTGTGACAGGCTTGGTTGTCCCTTATGAATTGGAAACCGAAGCTCAAGTTTTATTTGAGATGTACGGCGGCTTTGGTAGAGGATTTGAGCGTAAATGGTATCGAGTCCCTGAAGGTAAAAAAGTCCCTTGGCGGTTGTTAGGAACTGGACAATTTGGCACTGGGGCAAATATGGCTTATCGTCGCCGTGTATTTGAGGAAATTGGTTATTTTTATCCCGCTTTAGATGTGGGAACAGTAACCAATGGTGGTGGTGACTTAGAAATGTTTTTCCGTATTATTAAAGCATCTCACACATTAGTATACGAACCTAAAGCAATTGTTCGCCATCGTCATCGGCGAGATTATGCCAAACTAAAAAATCAAATTGCTAATAATGGCAGCCTATATTCCTACTTTTTTGCTGGAGCAATAACTTATCCTGATCAGCTTTTCTCATTCGTATGGTTAGCTGTATGGTGGATGTTCTATTGGAATATTCGTCGATTATTAATCTCTTTAATACATCCAATAAGATTTCCTCGAGAATTGATATTAGCTGAAATTTGGGGTGATTTTATTGGGTTAACCCGCTATCAAAAAGCTTGTAAAAATGCAGAGCAGATAGCACAAAAATACAATTTGCCAGTTCCACAGGTAAGACCATTATCTCAACCTATCGTCTCAAGAAAAATTTATAAAACTCAAAATGGTGTTGCTGTACGCCGAATTGATTTAAGTCAAGAATTACCTTCCTTAATCGACCTAGAAGACTATAACAAAGCACGCATATTCGTATGCTTTCAGTCTAAACTATTAGGCTATGTTGAAATAGAAAATCAACGTCGAAATATCAGTAGAAATCGTCTTATAGAAACAATTGTCACTAATTTAGCTACAGAGTTACTGGGTTTAGATAAGGCTATTAACAAAGATACTGCTTGGGCAAAAGCATCAATAGCTCTCAATCAACGTTATCTTGTTTCAGCAACTAATATTCAAGAAAGACTACCGCAAAATGTCTGTGTGTCAATTGTTCTGGGAACTTGCGATCGCCCAGATGATTTGCGAAAATGCTTACTTAGTTTGTCTCAACAACAATCACCGCGCTTGTTTGAGATTATTGTTGTGGATAACCGACCTAATTCTGGCATAACCCCTTCGGTCGTAGCTGAGTTCCCTAATGTGATTTTGGTTAAAGAACCTCGCCAGGGAGCAGCTTACGCGCGTAATGCAGGAATAGTTGCTAGTCAAGGCGATATTATCATCACTACGGATGATGATACAGTAATACCGCCTGACTGGTTGGAGAAACTGATTGCTCCTTTTGAGCGCCATGATGTGATGGCAGTGACAGGAAATGTCTTGCCATTAGAACTAGAAACTCCTTCTCAGCAACTTTTTGAGAAATATGGTGGATTAAGCAGAGGTTTTAAGCGATTCGAAGTTAATGGTGATTGGTTTGAAAGTTTTCGCTTACGTCCTGTACCAACGTGGATACTAGGGGGAACGGCTAATTCGGCTTTTCGTGCCAGTATTTTTAGTGATCCTAATATCGGGTTGATGGATGAAGCTTTAGGACCAGGAATGCCTTCTGGAGTAGGTGAAGATAGCTATCTGTTCTATAAAATTCTTAAAGCTGGTCACACTATTATCTATGAACCAACAGCCTATGTTTGGCATAAGCATCGTCAGAGTTTGCCCTCTTTACGTCGCCAGATATACAACTACAGCAAGGGACATGTATCACATAATCTAACAACCTTTATAGAAGATAAAGACTGGCGGGGCATCTTGCAATTATTAATAGGATTGCCTTTAGCACATATTTCTCGAATTTACTGGCGAATCAGAGGCTGGAGTGACTATCCTATTTCTTTGGTATTGCTGGAATTTGCAGGGAATTTAGCAGGACCTTGGTCTCTTTGGCAATCACATTTGCGTGTTAAGCGAGAAGGGTGCAGTAGCCCCTATATTCCTATTAGTCAAAGGTCTTTAACCACAGAAAGAAGGTCAAATGCTATCGCATCAAACATTGAGCCAGAAACAGTGAAAATTAGCTATTAG